Part of the Spirochaetota bacterium genome, TACAAGCTTAGTTGCTATCTAATAACTTTTGTTTTTACAAATACTATTTTATCAATTAAAAAACTAATGCGCAGAAAAAATATCGCTATACTACTTTTTCTTTTTTGCTGTGTTGTTCTTTACGGACAGGAACCAGTAAAGCTGCAGCAAAAAAATGCTATTTATTATAATAAAAAGGGTTGGGAAAACCTGGAAACGGGCAATGCATTTTCGGCAATTGTTGCGTTTCAAAATGCCCTTGCCCAAAACCCAAAATATAAAGAATCATTATTAGGATTGGGTTACGCATATCTGCACACTGAAGGCTATACTGAATCTGTTAAATTATTTGATGCGGTGCTAAAACTATATCCCAATAATGAACAAGCACTATTAGGTATGGCAAAAGCATATACTGGTTTAGGCCGCTACCGTGAAGCAATGAAAATCTACGATACCTTAAATGAACTATCGTACACCAATAATGAGTCGCGGTATGGAATGGCATACCTGTACTATAAAATGGGTAAAATGCTATGGGCAAAACGCATGCTTAACAGGATTTTGCAAAATGATCCATATTACTACGATGCACTGCTACTGTTTGCTGATATAAAGGCAAAAGACAAACGCTTTGATGAAGCAATTGAACTTGTTAAAAAAGCCATAGATGCACGGGAAACATACCCTGACGCTTTTGTTAAATTAGCGGAGCTACTGTATCTTAAATATTATTATTCTGGCGATAAAGCATATTTAAATCAGGCTGCCAATGAATTGCAAAAAGCATTAATTATAAACAAAACACATCTGCAAGCAAATCGTGATATGGGTTATTTGCTATTTGTTCAGGGGGATTATCAAAATGCAATTACGTATTATGATGCGATAGTTACTCACTATCCAAACATTGTCAGCAATGAAATCCTGTATAATTTAGGCTTAATGTATGAATACAAAGGCGATATAAACCAATCGCTATCATATTACCAGAAAGCTCTATCTAAAGATAACCTTAATAGCCTCATTGCGATGAAGATGCGGCAGTTAAGTTTACTGGAACACATTAAGATAGGGCATCCTATTAGAATACAGAGCAGTAATGATGATTTTACTTCATCACAGGAACTGCGGAAAAAAGGATTTCCCGATTTATCAATGCTGTTTGTGCGTTTATCATTGGCAATGAACCCCAATAATACCACCGCACGTCAGGAGTTAATGCGTATATATGAAACACTGGATTATTATGAGCTTTACTATGATGAAATTAAAAAAATGCATACATTAAACCCCACACAAAAAACACAGGACATGATGAGTATTGCTGTGATGAAGCGAAGGGACAAGCTGTTTTTCCGTTTAGGCTATGATAAAGAAGAATTGTCACGTGATGTTCCACTGGTGCTGGTGCTTAATTTTACACCAGATGTTGCAGTACCTGCATTTGTTGATGCAGGATCTGTTATAGCTAATTCAATCAACTTTGCCATGGGTCAATTTGGTAGATATAGAAATTTTCCTTTAACACAACGACAAGAAATTATTAAAGAATTTCCATCAAACAATTTAGATGATATTTTAAATGTACCCAATGATAAAATTAATTCACATGAACTTCCCCAGATATCATATATAGTATATGGAGAATATACATTGTCGGGCAAATACATAGAAGTTGATGCAAAATTAATGGATGTAAAAACTGGAGTAGTTATTGCCCACTATAACGAATCTGACAATACCAAACACTCTTTGCAAACGATATCTCTGAATATAGCTAAAAATTTATATAGCACCATTCCATACTGGGGCAGAATTCAGTCTTACTCAGATGATATGGTGACAGTTAATTTAGGCAGTATTGATGGTATTGAAAAAGACAGCATTCTTGAAACATTTGTAGATAATGAAGACACCATTGATTCCGAAAAACCTCGAAAAAAAGTCATATTACAGGTCAAAGAAATTGATACAAGGGTACTTTTAGCCAAACCTTTTAACCCCAAAGATATTGACCTTCTTTCAAAAGGACAGGAAGTATATCCTGTTTCAAAACGCCGAGCAAAAAAGATAAAATAAAAACAGTAACACATCATTTTTTCAATATAAACTATATAATTTAGTGTATATAAAATTTATATAATGAAATATACTAATAAATCTTGACATATAAAATGCAATTTATACCATTGTGCACAAATGGGCTTATTCTAATTTTTTTGCATAAAATTTTATAAAAGGGAGTGGGACTATGAAGATAGCTGTCTTAGTTAAGCAGGTTCCAGATATGGAATCCAAATTCAAAATTATTGGCGACAGTAAGATCGACGAATCCCAGATTGCTTTCAAGATGAATGATTTTGATGAATATGCTGTTGAGGCTGCGCTGCAACTGAAAGAGAAATTTGGTGGTGAAGTAATTATCATTTCTGCAGGCCCCGAGCGAGCATCAAAAGAAATTCGTCAGGCATTTGCAATGGGTGGCGACTGGGGTATTCAGATTCAGGATGAGCAGGTTGATGCAGGTGACAATTTTGTGGTAGCATCAGCACTGTGCAAAGCTGTTGAAAGCTTGGGCGGTGTTGACCTGGTATTGACCGGTGTTCAGGCCGAAGATGACCAGGCAGCAGTCACCGGTGTTATGATTGCTGATATGCTTGGCTTGCCACACTGTACAAATGTTGTAAAAATTGAAGTTGGTGGTGATGGCAAATCAATGACCGTTAACCGTGAGCTTGAAGGTGGATTGAACGAAGTACTGGAAATGCCAATGCCTGCAGTTCTTACAATTCAGTCAGGTATTAATCAGCCACGGTATCCAACCCTTCCTGGTATTATGAAAGCTAAGAAGAAAAGACTTGATGTTAAGAAGGCTGCAGATTTAGGAGTAGCTGCTGTTGGTGATGCTGGTTCAAGGACAAAATTTGTTAAGATGTTCTTCCCGGTATCAGACCATAAGGCTGAAATTATTGAAGGTGATCCAAAAACCGCTGCTGCCAAGCTTGTTGAAAAATTACGCAATGAAGCAAAAGTGATATAAGGGGGTACACAATGGCACGTATATTAGTAATAGCAGAACAAAGAAACGGAAAAATAAGCGATGCTACATTAGAACTTTGCAAAGCCGCTAAGGCATTAGCATCTGCAATGGGTGCATCCCCTGCTGCTGCAGTATTCTATAAAGATGACAGTTTGGCAAAGGAAGTTGCTCAGTATATTCCAGAAGTATTTGCAGTAGTAGATCCCAAACTTGAAGTTTATAGTGCTGATACGTATGTTGCTGCTGCTAAGGCAGTGATAGAAGCACAGGATGTAAAGGGTGTGTTAGTACCCCATACCTACGATGGTACTGATTATGCCGCTAAATTGGCATTGAATTTAGGCTGCGGTATAGTTACAAACTGTAACAAATTTGAAGTGCAGGGTGGCGCTGTTGTATTTACACGTAACACCTATAATGGTAAAATACAAGAACAGCGTTCAGTAAAAACTGATAAATTTGTAGCTACTTTTGAAAAAGGTGCATTTGAAAAAGAAGCTGCTGGCGGTGCAGGTTCAGTTACGGCAGTATCAGCTTCTATACCTGAACCACGAAGAAAATTTAAACAGTTTGTTGAAACTATGGCTGGCTCAGTTGACATTTCGCAGGCCAAGATCATAGTATCTGGTGGACGAGGAACAAAGGAAAAGGATAAATATAACGATATCATCGTAAATTTTGCCAAAAAGCTTGGTGGCGAATATGCTGCATCTCGTCCTGTTGTTGATGCTGGCTGGACAGACGCTGCACGTCAGGTAGGTCAGTCGGGAAAAACTGTTACTCCAGATCTTTATATAGCTTGCGGTATTTCAGGTGCTATTCAGCACGTAGCTGGTATGAAAGGTTCCAAGGTAATTGTTGCCATTAACAAGGACCCTGAAGCACCTATTTTTAATATTGCTACCTATGGTATCGTGGGTGATCTTTTTGAAGTAATTCCTGCGATTATGGAACAGCTGTAATTGATAGGAAAATAATATTAAAAAAGGCACGGTTCATTTGCCGTGCCTTTTTTAATTTATATACTCACACCTGTTTATATGCTCATGCCTGTGTTAAAGAAGAATTTTAGAGTTGCTGCAAAACCAAAATCCCTTGAATTATTTAAACCTTTAGCAAACTCATTCTGAAAATATATATTCCCTAAGTTAAATCCAATAAAAAGGCTTGCTGCTGCCTCACCTTCTGTAAAACGCTTCCCTAACGCACTACTTGATTGTGCAGATGCAAATTCCCCACCAATACCTATGATACCGATATTGTTAATATTATAGAACAATCCACCATGCCCACCAAATGTATGTTCTCTATCATTTTTACTATAGGTCAGTTCATATACTGGGTGGATCACAACAATAAAATTTGATAGGTAAAAAAGATTTGGTATAGAAAAATGTGCCATATTTTCATCAATATCTACTCCGGTATGATGCTCTGCAACCAGGTCCATAAAATAATTACCACTGTTTGTACGGATAGTATTAAATACACCTCTGACCGACCATGATTCTGTTGAGTATTTGTTTTCAGCACGGGTAGTTTCTGCCTGAGTTAAGCCAAATTGAACTGAAACTCTTTCGGCTAATCCATAATACATACTGTAATTGGTAAAATATGAGTCCTGATCAGGAGCATCAGTATCATTGAATGAATATTCACCCAATACATCTGCAGCAAAATAACCTGTTGGATACACCATTGATTTATGGTGCAGGAATAAAAATGTATCAAAACATGCATACCCCGGCTGTACCAGAAAACTGGATACTGCCATAATAGCAACTATAATAAAAAACCGCTTAAACATAAAACACCCTCCTATAAAAGTTAGTATTAATTGTATACAAATTATTTATTAATAGCACTATATGTCAATAATATTTTTATATAAATATTATATAGTATGAATTATAATTTAGTAGTATTAAATAGCAATTCTTTTGTTTTTATATGTATGTTAAAATAATGGTCTATAAATAATAATGTATGGAAAAGAAGTTTTTGTATATCTGATGTGTTGTATAAATCAGTTTTAATATTCAAAAATTTTTTAGTCAATATTTCATAAATTAATGGAGCGGCTGCCTTAAACACAAAAGCATTGTTGGGAGCACATTGATTGCAATACGCAGTAAGTTGATATTCAGTCAAATACAGGTCATCAGTAATTTCTTTATGACAAAGTGAACAACGTAAATAATCAGGCATAATACCCGATAGTTTTAAATAATGAATGATGAATGAAAGTGCAAGTAAAGTATATGCATTGATTTTAGGTAATGTTTCAATAGCTCCCTTTAAAAGTTTATATATTGTACTATTAGGGTCATTGTGACCAGTGGTTTTTTCAACAACCTCCAGTAATAAAAAAAGCGTGATCATCGCCTGATAATTATCTCTTATTGATACTGTATCCAGTAAAAGTGAAAATTCCTTTACATGAAACATGGCTTTTTGTTCATTGTAATAATATACAAGGTGCACAACACTACCAGGTTCTATTGCAGCCTGACTGCGCCGTTTTGTTTTTTTGATTCCTTTAAATATAAATGTCCGTTTACCATGGTTTTGTGTATATATAATATCTGCAACGTCTGCTTCCAGAATAGGAATTTTTTTTAATACTATTCCTTCTGATTTAATGATTTCCATTGGATTTTAATTAGTATCAGAATTTTTTTGCGGAGTTAATGTGACAATAATCCTGCCAATGCGAGTACCCTGTATATCTTTTATTTTAAATGTTATATTATTATATTTTATTTGTTCATCCTTGTGAGGAATTTTTCCAAAAAGGTCAAACACAAAGCCACCTATTGTATCAAATTCCTGATCAGGTATAGTGCAACCAGTATGTTCATTAAAATCTGATATTGATAACCGTGAATCAACCTCCCAGGTATTTTTTGAAATTGTCTGTATCTCAGGGATTTCATCCTCGTCAAATTCATCGCGTATTTCACCAACAATTTCTTCAAGGATATCTTCTAGTGTTACAATGCCAGCAACTCCACCATATTCATCAACAACTATCGCTAAATGCAAATTTTGCTTTTGAAACTGAAGCAGCAGTTCATCCAGCGGCATTGTTTCGGGTACAAAATATGGCTTGTGCAAAAGCTTCTTTATAGTAAATTTCATTCGCCTGTCGATAATAAACGGCATAAGATCTTTAACATACAAAATGCCAGTAATATTGTCGATAGTTCCTGAATATACAGGTATCCGTGAATGACCTTCGTCAATAACACGCTTTACCAGTTCTTTTAACTGGATAGAATCCTCAACTGCATTAATATCTACTCGGGGTATCATGACTTCCCGTACATTCTTTGTGGAAAGGCTTAAAATGCCCTGAATCATTTCCTGTTTCTGGATGGCTAACTTATCAACTGGCACTGTTATATTTTTTTTATAGATAAATTTGAAGATTTTTTGTTTCAATAAATAT contains:
- a CDS encoding electron transfer flavoprotein subunit beta/FixA family protein, with the protein product MKIAVLVKQVPDMESKFKIIGDSKIDESQIAFKMNDFDEYAVEAALQLKEKFGGEVIIISAGPERASKEIRQAFAMGGDWGIQIQDEQVDAGDNFVVASALCKAVESLGGVDLVLTGVQAEDDQAAVTGVMIADMLGLPHCTNVVKIEVGGDGKSMTVNRELEGGLNEVLEMPMPAVLTIQSGINQPRYPTLPGIMKAKKKRLDVKKAADLGVAAVGDAGSRTKFVKMFFPVSDHKAEIIEGDPKTAAAKLVEKLRNEAKVI
- a CDS encoding electron transfer flavoprotein subunit alpha/FixB family protein translates to MARILVIAEQRNGKISDATLELCKAAKALASAMGASPAAAVFYKDDSLAKEVAQYIPEVFAVVDPKLEVYSADTYVAAAKAVIEAQDVKGVLVPHTYDGTDYAAKLALNLGCGIVTNCNKFEVQGGAVVFTRNTYNGKIQEQRSVKTDKFVATFEKGAFEKEAAGGAGSVTAVSASIPEPRRKFKQFVETMAGSVDISQAKIIVSGGRGTKEKDKYNDIIVNFAKKLGGEYAASRPVVDAGWTDAARQVGQSGKTVTPDLYIACGISGAIQHVAGMKGSKVIVAINKDPEAPIFNIATYGIVGDLFEVIPAIMEQL
- a CDS encoding hemolysin family protein; translation: MNVKNQIDNLPIKIILCCIIRKGGKIILFTMASDEQKPKKTKNNNIVYLLKQKIFKFIYKKNITVPVDKLAIQKQEMIQGILSLSTKNVREVMIPRVDINAVEDSIQLKELVKRVIDEGHSRIPVYSGTIDNITGILYVKDLMPFIIDRRMKFTIKKLLHKPYFVPETMPLDELLLQFQKQNLHLAIVVDEYGGVAGIVTLEDILEEIVGEIRDEFDEDEIPEIQTISKNTWEVDSRLSISDFNEHTGCTIPDQEFDTIGGFVFDLFGKIPHKDEQIKYNNITFKIKDIQGTRIGRIIVTLTPQKNSDTN
- the recO gene encoding DNA repair protein RecO; this encodes MEIIKSEGIVLKKIPILEADVADIIYTQNHGKRTFIFKGIKKTKRRSQAAIEPGSVVHLVYYYNEQKAMFHVKEFSLLLDTVSIRDNYQAMITLFLLLEVVEKTTGHNDPNSTIYKLLKGAIETLPKINAYTLLALSFIIHYLKLSGIMPDYLRCSLCHKEITDDLYLTEYQLTAYCNQCAPNNAFVFKAAAPLIYEILTKKFLNIKTDLYNTSDIQKLLFHTLLFIDHYFNIHIKTKELLFNTTKL
- a CDS encoding tetratricopeptide repeat protein; its protein translation is MRRKNIAILLFLFCCVVLYGQEPVKLQQKNAIYYNKKGWENLETGNAFSAIVAFQNALAQNPKYKESLLGLGYAYLHTEGYTESVKLFDAVLKLYPNNEQALLGMAKAYTGLGRYREAMKIYDTLNELSYTNNESRYGMAYLYYKMGKMLWAKRMLNRILQNDPYYYDALLLFADIKAKDKRFDEAIELVKKAIDARETYPDAFVKLAELLYLKYYYSGDKAYLNQAANELQKALIINKTHLQANRDMGYLLFVQGDYQNAITYYDAIVTHYPNIVSNEILYNLGLMYEYKGDINQSLSYYQKALSKDNLNSLIAMKMRQLSLLEHIKIGHPIRIQSSNDDFTSSQELRKKGFPDLSMLFVRLSLAMNPNNTTARQELMRIYETLDYYELYYDEIKKMHTLNPTQKTQDMMSIAVMKRRDKLFFRLGYDKEELSRDVPLVLVLNFTPDVAVPAFVDAGSVIANSINFAMGQFGRYRNFPLTQRQEIIKEFPSNNLDDILNVPNDKINSHELPQISYIVYGEYTLSGKYIEVDAKLMDVKTGVVIAHYNESDNTKHSLQTISLNIAKNLYSTIPYWGRIQSYSDDMVTVNLGSIDGIEKDSILETFVDNEDTIDSEKPRKKVILQVKEIDTRVLLAKPFNPKDIDLLSKGQEVYPVSKRRAKKIK